The DNA region GCGTTCGGCGCCTTCCAGGCCTCGCTGCTCGCGGGTCTGTCGACGGCGCAGGCGGAGGGCGACGACCGCGGCTACCGGCGGCTGCTGCTGCGGGCGTGCTCGATCACGGCTGGCATGGGCGCGGTGTTCGGGATCGTCGCGGTGGCGCTCGGTCCGTTCCTGCTGCCGGTGCTGTTCGGTTCGCCGGACGTGCTCGGACCGGTCGACTTCTTCTGGCTGGCGCTCGGCACGACCCTCTACATGCTGGCGATGGTGCTCGGTCAGGCGATGCTCACAAGTGGCGCGGCCCGGCAGCAGCTGGTGTCCTGGATCGTGGGAACGGGCGTTCTCCTGGCGGTCACGCTGAGTCCGCTGGAGCTGCGCACCAGGGTCGAGATCGCCTATGCCGTGGGGTCGCTGGCGGTCGTCACCTGCATGACGCTGCTTCTTCGCTCTCGTGTAGGCTACCGTTCGGTGCACTCATAGGAATGATCACCATTCCCTCACTCTCCGTGACCAACGCGACGGACAGTGTGCTGCAGTCTTGCGGCGTTCTTCGCCTCTCACCCCGGAAAAGTAGACAGGCCGTTTCCATGAGTCGTCCGATAGACCGGAGCCCCGCGTGAAGTTGTGGATGCTGACTTCGGTCACCGGAGTCTTCCTTGTCGCGTGCATCATCGAGCTGCTGCGCCGTCGCAAGCTCAAGGAGAAGTACGCCTTCCTCTGGGTGCTCACCGGTCTGGTGATCATCCCCCTCGGCTTCTTCCCGAGCGGTCTCGACTCGGTCGCCGCCGCGGTGGGCGTCCGCTCCGGTGTGAGCCTGCTGCTCTTCCTCAGTGTCGCCTTCCTCTTCATCGTCTGCCTCCAGCTCAGCTGGGAGGTGGGTCATCTCGAGGAAGAGGGGCGCACCCTTTCGGAGGAAGTCGCGCTGCTGCGCATCGACGTGAAGGAACTGCAGAAGCAGGTCGCGGAACACGCGGCGTCCGGGGAGGCGGCCGACCGGGCCGGGCAGGGGGGCCTCAAGTGATCGACGGCAAGCGCGTATTGATCATCATGCCCGCGTGGAACGAGGCCGAGGGCGTCGCCGACGTCGTCAAGGAGGTCTACACGACCCTCCCCGGCGTCGACGTCCTCGTGGTGGACGACGGATCGGCCGACGACACCAGCGCCGTCGCGCGCGGCGCCGGCGCGACCGTGATGACCCTGCCGTACAACCTCGGTGTCGGCGGCGCGATGCGGGCCGGCTACCGGTACGCGCACGACCGCGGCTACGACGTGGCCATCCAGGTCGACGCCGACGGCCAGCACGACCCGCGCAACGTGCCCGAGCTGCTCGCCCGCCTCGACGGCGGCGCCGACCTCGTCATGGGCGCCCGTTTCGCCGGCACCGGCGCGTACGAGACCCGCGGCCCGCGCAAGTGGGCCATGGTCGTCCTCGCCTTCTGGCTGTCGAAGATGGCGAAGACCAAGCTGACCGACGTCACCTCCGGCTTCCGCGCCTCCAACCGCGACCTGATCGACGTCTTCGCGCACTGGTACCCCGTGGAGTACCTGGGCGACACGGTGGAGTCCACCATCGCCGTCGTCCGGGCCGGCTACCGCGTCGAGCAGGTGCCCGTCGCGATGCGCCCGCGGGCCACCGGCACCCCCAGCCAGTCGCCGTGGAAGGCCACCCTCTACCTGGGCCGGATCGGCATGATCCTGCTGCTCGCGCTCAGCCGCCGCTCGGCCCTCGGCCCCAAGGGGAAGGGCAAGTGACCGCAGTGCCCCACAGCGACAGCACGGCCGGCGCCGCCCCGCTCGACATCATGCTCCCGCACTACGGCGACACCGGTCTGATGCAGGCCGCCGTGCGCAGCGTCCTGGAGCAGACCGACGGGAACTGGCGGCTGACCGTCGTCGACGACGGCAGGGAACCCGGCGTCCCCGAGTGGTTCGCCTCGCTCGGCGACGACCGGGTGCGCTACCAGCGCAACGAGCAGAACCTGGGCATCACCCGGAACTTCCGCAAGTGCGTCGACCTGGTGGAATCCACCCACTTCAGCATGCTCGGCAGCGACGACCTGCTGCTGCCGAACTACGTCGAGACCATGCGCGCCGCCATCGCGGCCGTCCCCGACGCCACGATCTACCAGCCGGGCGTCGAGGTCATCGACGAGCACGGCAACCGGTCCTCCACCCTCGGCGACGAGGTCAAGAAGCGGCTGTACGCGCCGAAGGACACCGGCCGCCGCCTGGTGCTCTCCGGCGAGCCGCTCGCCGCCAACCTGCTCGGCGGCAACTGGCTCTACTTCCCGTCCATCGTCTGGCGCGCCGCAGCGGTCAAGGAGGTCAGCTTCCGGGAGGACCTGTCGGTCATCCAGGACCTGGCGCTGATCATCGAGCTGATCCGGCGCGGCGGGAAGCTGGTCGTCGAGCCGACGACCGCGTTCCGCTACCGCCGGCACTCCGGCAGCCTCTCCTCCGCGGAAGCCGTCTCCGGCGCCCGCTTCGGCGAGGCCGTGCGCTTCTTCCACCAGGTCGCCGACGAACTCGACGCACACGGCTGGTCCAAGGCCGCGCGTGCCGCGCGTCGGCACCTGTCCATGCGGCTGCACGCGCTGACAATGGTTCCGGGGGCGCTGCGCCACGGACAGTCGAAGACCATACGCACGCTCCTCGGCTACGCCCTGTCCACGAGTCAGCGCTGACCCGGCGGTCACGCCCCTGTCTCCCACGTCAGATTCCACGGTATTGAGATGACACAGACGCAATCCCCCTCCGGTTCCGAAGTGCCCCTGTTCAGCATCATCGTGCCCACGTACAAGGTGCAGGCGTTCCTGCGGGACTGTCTGGACTCGGTGCTGGAGCAGTCGTTCCGGGACTACGAGCTCCTGGTCGTCAACGACTGCTCGCCGGACGGTTGCGGCGCGATCATCGACGACTACGCCAAGGCCGACGAGCGCGTCGTGGCGATGCACCTGGAGCAGAACGTCGGTCTCGGGAAGGCCCGCAACGCGGGCATGGCCCGGGCCAAGGGCAAGTACCTGCTCTTCCTCGACAGCGACGACACGATGCTGCCCGGCTCGCTCCAGGCCATCGCCCGCCGCATCGAGGAGGCCGCGGACCCGGACCTGGTGATCTTCGACTACTCGCGGACCCACTGGGACGGCCGGGTCACCCCGAACGCCCGCGCCGACGTGCTGGCCAAGGCCGCCAAGCAGGGCGTCTTCCCGCTGAAGAAGCAGCCGGAGCTGCTCGGCCTGCTGCAGGTCGCCTGGAACAAGGCGTACCGCCGCGACTTCGTCGAGCAGTGGGGCTTCCAGTACCCCTCGGGCTACTACGAGGACACCCCCTGGACCTACCCGGTCATGATCGCGGCGGAGACCATCGCCGTGCTCGACCGCGTCTGCG from Streptomyces fradiae includes:
- a CDS encoding DUF2304 domain-containing protein, with translation MLTSVTGVFLVACIIELLRRRKLKEKYAFLWVLTGLVIIPLGFFPSGLDSVAAAVGVRSGVSLLLFLSVAFLFIVCLQLSWEVGHLEEEGRTLSEEVALLRIDVKELQKQVAEHAASGEAADRAGQGGLK
- a CDS encoding glycosyltransferase family 2 protein → MIDGKRVLIIMPAWNEAEGVADVVKEVYTTLPGVDVLVVDDGSADDTSAVARGAGATVMTLPYNLGVGGAMRAGYRYAHDRGYDVAIQVDADGQHDPRNVPELLARLDGGADLVMGARFAGTGAYETRGPRKWAMVVLAFWLSKMAKTKLTDVTSGFRASNRDLIDVFAHWYPVEYLGDTVESTIAVVRAGYRVEQVPVAMRPRATGTPSQSPWKATLYLGRIGMILLLALSRRSALGPKGKGK
- a CDS encoding glycosyltransferase family 2 protein, yielding MTAVPHSDSTAGAAPLDIMLPHYGDTGLMQAAVRSVLEQTDGNWRLTVVDDGREPGVPEWFASLGDDRVRYQRNEQNLGITRNFRKCVDLVESTHFSMLGSDDLLLPNYVETMRAAIAAVPDATIYQPGVEVIDEHGNRSSTLGDEVKKRLYAPKDTGRRLVLSGEPLAANLLGGNWLYFPSIVWRAAAVKEVSFREDLSVIQDLALIIELIRRGGKLVVEPTTAFRYRRHSGSLSSAEAVSGARFGEAVRFFHQVADELDAHGWSKAARAARRHLSMRLHALTMVPGALRHGQSKTIRTLLGYALSTSQR